Proteins co-encoded in one Raphanus sativus cultivar WK10039 unplaced genomic scaffold, ASM80110v3 Scaffold1661, whole genome shotgun sequence genomic window:
- the LOC108812306 gene encoding protein TIC 22-like, chloroplastic: MDSKVSSSSQHQKHPTLQQSFSNIQTQFSVLLNNLSKTLNPLFNPNSSPNNIFSALDSLRAKAKQALDSVSNNNTPQPVWARISDDGGKKTHVAAAVAAPVRRSSGPGLSDDDMEERLAGVPVYALSNSNEEFVLVSGTSTGKSLGLLFCKEEDAEALLNQMKIMDPRMKKEGSKVVALALSKVFQLKVNGVAFRLIPESTQVKNALKERKTAGFADDDFNGVPVFQSKSLILRSDNKSYRPVFFRKEDLEKSLKRASRQQNRLNPALKPGDIQVAVFEEIVKGMKESATSNWDDIVFIPPGFEVSTEEETKE; the protein is encoded by the exons ATGGATTCAAAAGTTTCCTCATCATCCCAACACCAAAAGCACCCGACTTTGCAACAATCCTTCTCCAACATACAAACCCAATTCTCCGTTTTACTCAACAACCTTtcgaaaaccctaaaccctctCTTCAACCCCAACTCTTCTCCCAACAACATCTTCTCTGCTCTCGACTCCTTGCGAGCCAAGGCCAAGCAAGCTCTCGATTCCGTTTCCAACAACAACACACCACAACCCGTCTGGGCGAGAATCTCCGACGACGGCGGGAAGAAGACCCATGTCGCGGCGGCGGTGGCGGCTCCGGTCCGACGAAGCAGTGGTCCGGGGCTGTCCGATGACGATATGGAGGAGAGGTTGGCGGGTGTTCCCGTTTACGCGCTGAGCAATTCGAATGAGGAGTTTGTGTTGGTGTCGGGGACATCCACGGGGAAGTCTCTGGGTTTGTTGTTCTGTAAGGAGGAAGATGCGGAGGCGTTGCTTAACCAGATGAAGATTATGGACCCTCGGATGAAGAAAGAAGGTTCCAAAGTTGTTGCTCTTGCTCTTAGTAAG gtgTTCCAGTTAAAAGTTAATGGTGTGGCGTTTAGGTTGATTCCTGAGTCTACTCAAGTTAAAAATGCTCTTAAG GAAAGGAAAACAGCTGGTTTCGCTGATGACGACTTCAATGGTGTTCCAGTTTTCCAG TCAAAGAGCTTGATTCTGCGAAGTGATAACAAGAGTTATCGCCCTGTTTTCTTCAGAAAG GAGGACTTGGAAAAATCTCTGAAACGAGCTTCCCGCCAACAGAACCGGCTCAACCCTGCTCTGAAACCGGGAGATATTCAG GTTGCAGTTTTTGAAGAAATTGTCAAAGGGATGAAG GAAAGCGCAACATCAAACTGGGACGACATTGTGTTTATACCCCCTGGTTTCGAGGTTTCAACAGAAGAAGAAACCAAGGAGTAG
- the LOC108812307 gene encoding stress-response A/B barrel domain-containing protein UP3 → MICVRARPLFSSPLSLAFSPTKHSPPTHLRLPLSSSRRSLSAASMSSSSSTPPPEIIEHIVLFKVKPETDSSKIASMMNGLNALASLTQVIHISAAPLHRVRSSPTAFTHVLHSRYVSKEDLSAYAAHPDHVRVVKDSVLPICEEVMAVDWVADRVPGTLAPPPGSAAKLTFLKLKEDDGGAKSEIVGVIKGLSEKLPGIGQITVGENFSPARARGFSIASIAFFKDVGELEAVDGQTELVDVEKEKVREFVDSTIVVEFVVPSGLVSGL, encoded by the coding sequence aTGATCTGCGTTAGAGCTCGGCCGCTATTTTCTTCACCGTTATCTCTCGCGTTCTCACCAACCAAACACTCCCCCCCTACCCACCTCCGTCTCCCTCTCTCCTCCTCACGACGCTCTCTCTCCGCCGCCTCaatgtcttcctcctcctccactccTCCTCCCGAGATCATCGAGCACATCGTCCTCTTCAAAGTCAAACCCGAAACCGACTCCTCCAAGATCGCCTCCATGATGAACGGCCTCAACGCCCTCGCCTCCCTCACCCAAGTCATCCACATCTCCGCCGCGCCTCTCCACCGCGTCAGATCCTCCCCCACCGCCTTCACCCACGTCCTCCACAGCCGGTACGTGTCCAAGGAGGATCTCAGCGCCTACGCCGCGCATCCCGACCACGTCCGCGTCGTCAAGGACTCCGTGCTGCCGATCTGCGAGGAGGTCATGGCCGTCGACTGGGTCGCGGATCGTGTCCCCGGAACCCTAGCTCCGCCTCCTGGCTCCGCCGCGAAACTCACTTTCCTTAAGCTGAAGGAGGATGATGGTGGTGCCAAGTCGGAGATTGTGGGCGTGATCAAGGGGCTTAGCGAGAAGCTTCCGGGGATTGGTCAGATCACTGTCGGAGAGAACTTCTCTCCGGCGAGAGCGAGAGGTTTCTCGATTGCGTCGATTGCGTTTTTTAAGGATGTGGGTGAGTTGGAGGCGGTGGATGGGCAGACGGAGTTGGTGGAtgtggagaaggagaaggttCGTGAGTTTGTTGATTCCACCATTGTCGTTGAGTTCGTGGTGCCTTCTGGTTTGGTTTCTGGGTTGTAG